In the Nitratiruptor sp. YY09-18 genome, TTGATATTGGGTATTTGAGTGCTGAATCAAATATTGGCGAAGAAGAGATTGAAGATATCATGCAGCGTTTAGCACGCAAGAAAAGACTCAGAGAAGATCGCTGCACACTCATTCTCGGTGAGGATCTCTACGCACATCCAAGGGCGCAGAATATAGCAAAACTTGCTGGACTCATCGATAGATTTACAGATTTTGATGTGATGATTATTCCACCAAAAACAAATAGTTTGGGAGTAGCACTTATCTGCGATCTTGATGATGAGCCAGGAGAGTACACAATCGGCTATAACGCACCTGGAGACTTTGTACTGAGCGCATTGGGTGATGGGGATCTCGATATGCCAGCACTCAACCAACAAGAGGGAACATTTACAAATATAGATAAACGTGTTGTACCTACAAATGTTGCCTTACCATATAAAGGGTATGTACTCAATGATATAGCAAGAGCACTAGGAGTGAGTGATAAAGAGTATACCATCGAGTTTACCGAGGAGCTTCCACAAGAAAAAGGGTATAAGCCTCTAGCATTCGATGATCTACCAAATGAGTTTTTAAATGATGGGACAGAGCAAAGAGGCTACGTACTTGAGCCACAAAAAGTGAACTTGTCACGCAAAAATATAGAGCCAATAGCAGAGCTACCAGAGTTTAATGGCACAGTCGTCTATCGCTGTGAGCCTGTACTGCAGTTTAGCCCTTTTACCAACAAAGCACATCAGCTTGCATGGAGTTGTGATCTCATTGGTTCTGAGCAGTTTGCACTGGCTGCAAAACTAAAAGATGGAGAGGAGGTAGTAGTGCACTCTTCATATGGAAAAATCAAAAAAACTTTCAAAATCGATCCAAAACTCAAAGGAACTGTAGCATTAATGGGGGTGAGTGATCTTGGTATGGACTATTTTGCAATGCAAGGAACGTATCGCTATGAAAGAGTAAAAATCACAAAGAGAGATGAGCAATGAGTGAAAAAATCAAAATTACAATCGATGGCAAAGAGTGTGAAACGGTAGCTGGTGAATATGTGCTCAATGTAGCTCGTGCGAATGGCATTTTTATCCCAGCTATATGCTATTTGACAAATTGTTCACCTACACTAGCATGTAGGCTTTGTCTTGTAGAAGCTGATGGGAAGCAGGTATATGCTTGTAATGCCAAGGCAAAAGATGGTATGAGCATTGTGACAGTCACAGAAAATATTATCAAAGAGCGCCGCGCTATTATGGAAGTCTATGATGTGAATCATCCGCTCGAGTGTGGCGTGTGTGACCAAAGTGGTGAATGTGAATTGCAAAACTATACGTTAGAGATGGGTGTCGATGAGCAGCATTATGCTATACGTGATACGTACCGTCCTGTAAAAGAGTGGAATTTTATCCACTATGATTCATCTTTATGTATCGTTTGTGAGCGGTGTGTGACTGTCTGTAAGGATATGATTGGAGATGCAGCACTCAAAACAGTTCCAAGAGGTGGTGATCCGCTAGATAAATCTTGGAAAGAGCAGATGCCTAAAGATGCATATGCAATGTGGAATAAGCTGCAAAAATCGATTATCGGTGCAGTCGCTGGAGAGGAGCTTGATTGTACATGGTGTGGTGAGTGTATTAGCGTCTGTCCAGTTGGTGCGCTTGTGAGCGAAGACTACCACTACACCACAAATTCTTGGGAACTCCATAAAATCCCAGCTTCTTGTGCACACTGTAGTGCAACATGCCATCTCTACTATGAAATGAAGCATACATCTATCGAAAATCCAGAGCCTAAGATCTATCGCGTGACAAATGAATTTCACTATCAGCCTCTTTGTGGAGCTGGCAGATTTGGATTTGATTTTGAAAACCGCGAAGCAAAAAAAGATCAAGAGCAGTTTAATAGAGCGGTAGAAGCTTTCAAAAAGGCTGATACTATCCGCTTTAATTCATTCATTACCAATGAGGAAGCTCTCATTTTACAAAAACTCAAAGAAAAATATGGCTACAAGCTTATCAATGAGGATGCGAAGGTTTATAAGAAATTCCTCGATAATTACGCCCAATATAGCGGAGCGAGCCTACCAAGCGCAGATATTAAAGATGTGCATAAAAGTGAATTTGTCATCAGTGTAGGTACAGCACTCAAGAGTGATAACCCACGCGCGCGCTTTGCATTTAATAATGCTGTGAAGATGAATAAGGGTGGCGGAATCTACTTCCATCCAATCAAAGATCCTGTGATAGAGGCTCTTGGAAAAACTGTAGTACCGGTCTATCATAAACCCCTCCAGGAAGAGGCGGTGCTCTACTTTATCTTGCAAGAGTTTGGCTATGTAGAGAAGCTTCCTAAATATATGCAAGAGTATCTCAATAGTTTCGTAGTGACAAAAACAAAAGAGGTCGAAGAGACAATAAAAGAAAAAGTCAAAGAGACTGTCGAAGAGAAAGTTGTCGACGAAGAGACAGGTGAAGAAAAAGTTGTCACAAAAGAGGTAGAAAAACTCGTACCGAAAAAAGTAAAAAAAACAGTAGAGTATCAAACAAACAGACTCTATGAAGTGATTGGTGCTCCAGAAGATCTCAAAGAAAAACTTGCTAAAGTGCTCACAAAAGCACAGAAGAAATCTCTCATTCTCGGTGAGGATCTCTACGCACATCCAAGGGCGCAGAATATAGCAAAACTTGCTGGACTCATCGATAGATTTACAGATTTTGATGTGATGATTATTCCACCAAAAACAAATAGTTTGGGAGTAGCACTTATCTGCGATCTTGATGATGAGCCAGGAGAGTACACAATCGGCTATAACGCACCTGGAGACTTTGTACTGAGCGCATTGGGTGATGGGGATCTCGATATGCCAGCACTCAACCAACAAGAGGGAACATTTACAAATATAGATAAACGTGTTGTACCTACAAATGTTGCCTTACCATATAAAGGGTATGTACTCAATGATATAGCAAGAGCACTAGGAGTGAGTGATAAAGAGTATACCATCGAGTTTACCGAGGAGCTTCCACAAGAAAAAGGGTATAAGCCTCTAGCATTCGATGATCTACCAAATGAGTTTTTAAATGATGGGACAGAGCAAAGAGGCTACGTACTTGAGTCACAAAAAGTGAACTTGTCACGCAAAAATATAGAGCCAATAGCAGAGCTACCAGAGTTTAATGGCACAGTCGTCTATCGCTGTGAGCCTGTACTGCAGTTTAGCCCTTTTACCAACAAAGCACATCAGCTAACAGAACATGCAAAACTGTATGCAAGTGAAACATTTATGCAAGAAAATGGCTTGCAAGAGGGTGATAAAGTAAATATTAAAAGAGATGATATTAATATAACGCTAGAAGTAGCGCTTGATGATAAAATTGGTTCAGGTGCATATATAGGGACATTTGATAAGAGTATCGATGTTGAGCCTTTCCAAAAAGGCTATAGATTTAAAGAAGTAACAATCCAAAAGGTGTGATATGGATGCAGCATTTGTAATATCAACCATTATAAAGATCCTCATAGTTCTTGGACTCTTTTCAGCATTGGCTGGATTTGGGACATATGTAGAGCGTAAAGTCCTTGCATTCATGCAAAGACGTCTTGGACCTATGCATGTAGGGCCTTACGGACTTTTGCAGGTACTTGCTGATGGTATCAAACTCTTTACCAAAGAGGACTTTATACCACAAGGTGCTGTGCGTCCTATATTTATGATAGCACCTGTTATTACAGCTGCTACAGCCTTCATCGCTATGGCAGCTATCCCTATGTTTCCAGAATTTACAATTGGTGGTTATACAGTTAGACCGATCATTTCAGATATCAATGTTGGCCTGCTCTTTGTTCTTGGTGTGATGGCTACAGGACTTTATGGTCCGCTCCTTGCAGGTATGGCTTCAGGCAACAAATGGAGTTTGCTTGGTGCTGCAAGGACTGCTATCCAGTATCTAAGCTACGAAGTTGTAACAGGTCTTTCAGTTCTAGCTCCTGTAATGATTGTTGGATCACTCTCACTTATCGATTTTAATAACTACCAAAGCGGTGGGGTAGCAGAGTGGATTGTATGGAAGCAGCCAATTGCATTTATTCTTTTCATGATTGCTGGATTTGCAGAAACAAACAGAACACCATTTGACCTTTTGGAACACGAAGCTGAAGTGATTTCTGGCTACGCAACAGAGTATAGTGGTATGCGTTGGGGTATGTTTTTTATAGGTGAATATGCGAATATGTTTACTATTGGATTTTTGGCAAGTCTCATATTCTTAGGCGGATTTAACGATCTATGGTTTATCCCTGGAGCGGTCGCAATACTTCTCAAAGTGTTTTTCTTATTCTTTTTCTTCTTGTGGACTAGAGCATCTTGGCCACATGTAAGACCGGATCAGTTGATGTGGCTCTGTTGGAAAGTCTTGATGCCATTGGCAGTAATCAATGTGGTCATCACTGGTATAGTGATGATGTTTTAAGGGGGAAGAGATGAGTGGATTAGAGCAGTTTAAAGATAGAAACGTATCACAAAACTACTACAAAGTGAAAATAGAACCATATCCAAAAACTGGATGGGAAAAGTTCAAAAGAGTTCTCAAAAGAAGTGTGAAGCTTGAACTTTTTGTGGGACTGAAGATTACACTCATGGAGATGCTACGTTTCAATATTCACACAGTTCAATATCCAAAAGAGAAGCTTCCAATTGGACCAAGATACCGTGCTGTGCATAAGCTCTTGCGTTTGCTAGAGAGCGGAACAGAAAGATGCATCGGATGTGGTCTTTGCGAAAAGATCTGCATCTCGAACTGCATACGTATCGATACAAAGGTAGATGAGCATGGCCGTAAAATTCCAACAGAATATACGATCAACTTCGGTCGCTGCATCTTCTGTGGATATTGTGCAGAAGTGTGTCCTGAGCTTGCGATTGTCCATGGTCAAGATTATGAAAATGCGAGTGAACAGCGAGCACACTTTGCACTCAAAGAGGATATGCTTACACCTCTTGATAAACTCAAAGAGCAAAAAGAGTATCCAGGATTTGGTGCGCCAACGCCAGCAGCTGATAAACTAATCAAAAAAACGCCACTAGCGTATTAAAAGGTGATATGATGGTAGAGGCTATAGCGTTTTATCTCTTTGCGATACTTACTATTGCAATGTTTACTATTACGGTCATGAGCAAGAATGCGCTCTATGCAATGAGCTCACTCGCAGCAGGTATGATCTTTATCTCTGCGTTTTTCTTCTTACTCGATGCAGACTTTTTGGGCGTTGTACAGATTATTGTATACAGTGGTGCTGTTATGGCACTCTATGCTTTTGCAATGATGTTTATGGATACGACGAAGGATGTCAAAGAGAAAAATCCATCCAATAAGATTATCTTTTTCCTCAGCGGTATGGTGGCATTGTTGCTCGTTATTATCCTCTTGACACCTATGATTTCAGATAAAGTTCAAGCACTCTATCCAGTAAGTGATGAGATAGGAAACACAGAAGCTGTTGGTATTGTGCTCTTTACAAAATATCTCGTGCCTTTTGAGGTTGCTGCAATTATGCTTTTGGTAGCAATGATAGCTGGAATAATTCTTGCAAGTAAACGCATGGATGAGAGTATTACACTCAAACTTGACCAAGAGATTGAACAAGAAGAAAAGGGTAAAGCATGATCACGCTCACACACTATCTCGTTCTTGCTGCACTTATTTTTAGTATAGCTCTTGTGGGAATTCTTAGACGCAAAAACTTGCTTATGCTCTTTTTTGCGACAGAGATTGCACTCAACGCAGTCAATATTGCCCTCGCAGCATTTTCAAAATATAACGGTGATCTCACTGGTCAGCTCTTTGCCTTTTTTATCGTAGCTATAGCTGCAAGTGAAGTGGCAGTGGGACTTGGATTATTGATCGTTTGGTATAAACGTCGTGGCAATATCGATCTTGATACACTACAATCTATGAATGGGTAAGGGATAGGCATGGAAAAATATGTATTGACGACACTCTTCGCTCCCCTTGTTGGCTCACTCTTTGCAGCCATGTTTGGAATGCAGCCGAAGAGATTAATCACAGGGATTGTAACATCGCTGCTACTCTTTATCTCTTTTGTGAGTGCAGTAATTTTGCTCGTTCATATTGCAGGTACTGATGAGATTGTACGTGTTGAGCTTTTTGATTGGATAACTGTAGGATCGCTCAATATTCCTTTTGGTTTTGTGGCTGATTATGTTTCAGTCATTATGATGGTGACAGTGACACTTGTCTCTACCCTCGTGCACGTCTACTCCATCGGCTATATGGAACATGATGAAGGGTTCAATAGATTTTTTAGCTATTTGAGTGCTTTCGTCTTCTCAATGCTCGTTCTTGTCATGAGTGATAATTTTGCAGGACTCTTCATCGGATGGGAGGGTGTTGGTCTTTGTTCATGGTTGCTTATTGGATTTTGGTACTACAAAAAAGATGAGCCAAGAGAAATCAACCCATCCATCAGTCCATCATGGGCAGCAAATGAAGCGTTTATTATGAACCGTATTGCCGATCTTGGTATGTTACTGGGTCTCTTCCTCATCTACTGGAGTGTAGGATCTTTGCAGTATGATGTAGTCTTTTCTCATGTAAATCTCTTTAATATTAGTGTTATTACACTTATGGGAATCTTCCTTTTCATAGGTGCAATGGGAAAATCTGCCCAGTTTCCACTCCATACCTGGCTTGCAGATGCTATGGAGGGTCCAACTCCTGTGTCAGCACTTATCCACGCTGCTACAATGGTAACAGCTGGTGTATATTTGGTTATTAGAGCCTATCCTATCTATTCACAAATTCCTGATGTGGGATTATTTATAGCTTCTTTGGGTGCATTTGTTGCAGTATTTGCTGCATCTATGGCTCTTGTCAATACTGACCTTAAAAGAATTATCGCCTACTCAACACTTTCACAGCTCGGATATATGTTCGTTGCTGCTGGCCTTGGTGCGTACTGGGTAGGTCTCTTTCACCTTATGACGCATGCATTCTTTAAAGCGCTCCTCTTCTTGGGTGCAGGAAATGTTATGCATGCTATGCATGATGAGCTCAATATTTTCAAAATGGGTGGTCTTGGTAAAGTGATGAAGTGGACAGCAATAATGATGATCATTGCCTCACTTGCACTTGCAGGTATCTATCCATTCGCTGGATTTTTCTCAAAAGATAAGATTTTGGAAGTTGCATTTGATTCACATCATTATATCCTCTGGTTTATGCTATGGGTTGGTGCTGGTATGACAGCATTTTATAGCTTCCGCCTCATAATGCTCGTATTCTTTGGAGAAGAGCGCTATAAAAAGTATGGTTTCCATCCACACGAAGCTCACTGGTATATGCTGGCAGCCATGGCGCCACTTGCAATTTTGGCAATAGTTGCTGGTTTCTTTGAACATCCATTTGAGGAGTTTGTGACAAGATTGCTGCCTGAGTATCATTTCCATACACATGGCATTGCTATCGTTGCACTTATAGGACTTACCACACTTATAGCACTCAGTGGTATTGCATTGGCAGTATATAAATACTCCCATGGTGGGTTCAGTGAGAAATGGAAAGAGACATTTATCTATAAACTGCTTTACAATCAATACTATATTCCGATTATTTATGAAAAACTCTTCACAAAACCGTATGCAGAGCTCAGCCGCATTGCATGGAAAGAGCTTGATATGCGTATTGTCGATGCTACTGTCGATTTTGTTGCAGGTATTATTTACAAAACAGGTTTTGCTGGTAGAGTAGTACAAAGTGGTAACCTTTCCAAAATGCTACGTTGGATGGTTATAGGTCTATTGATCTTGTTAGTACTTGTAGTGCTTTATAGCCCGGTAAGGTAAGGAGAGAGTTTATGAATCACATTCTGTCACTATTAGTATTCTTCCCATTATTAGCGGGACTGTTGGGTTTTATTGTCAAAAGAGACAATATACGTGTCTACGGTATCACTGTAGCAGCTGTAGAGTTCGCACTCTCACTCTTTTTATGGATGATGTATGATAAGGGTGATGGTGCATTCCAATTTGTAGAGTTTATACCTCTTATCCCTAGCTATGGTATTAATTATCAGCTTGGAGTTGATGGTATATCGCTCTTTTTAGTAATTCTCTCTACATTTATTACCCTTATTGGATTTATCTCTCTTACTATTGAAAAGAATCTTAAAAATATGATCATCTCGTTGCTCTTTCTTGAGATGACAATGGTTGGGGTCTTTGTAGCTCTTGATGCAATAATCTTTTATATTTTTTGGGAACTCTCTCTTGTACCTATGCTCTATATTATTGGTTATTGGGGTAGCGAACTGCGTGTATATGCAGCGATTAAATTCTTCCTCTATACTTTCTTTGGTTCACTCATCATGCTTGTTGGTATGCTTTTCTTAGCATATCTTTATTACCTTGCAACTGGAACGATAAGCTTTTCTATTCCTGATTGGCATCGACTCATTCTTCCATACGATTATCAAATCTGGCTTTTTTTGGCATTCTTCCTTGGTATGGCTATCAAGGTGCCAATGTTCCCATTCCATACATGGTTACCGTATGCCCATGGTCAAGCACCTACAATCGGTTCAGTGATATTGGCTGCAGTGCTTTTGAAAATGGGTACTTATGGATTTGTGAGATTTTCTTTGCCCATCTTCCCAGATGCTTCAATTGCACTCATCGGCCCAATTGCCGTTCTGGCCATCATCATGGTCATCTATACAGCAATGGTAGCCTATGCGCAAGAAGATATGAAGCAAGTAATCGCATATAGCTCAATTTCACATATGGGTGTGATTATTCTGGGAACATTTGCTATGAACCTTGAAGGAATTGCAGGATCTATCTTTTTGATGATAAGCCACGGAATTGTCAGCGGGGCTCTATTTATGCTTGTAGGAAACATCTATGATAGACGTCATACGAAGCTATTGAGTGAGTTTGGCGGTTTGGCAAAGGTGATGCCAAAATATGCGACAATCTATGGAATCGTACTCATGGCTTCAGTAGGATTGCCGCTTACTATTGGATTCGTTGGTGAGTTTTTGAGCCTCATGGGGGTTTATAAAATTTCAGCTACTTATGCGTTTTTAGGTGGTATGGGTATTATTCTCGGTGCAGCATATATGTTAAGAGTCTATAAGTTGACCTTTTTTGGTCCAATTACAAAAGAGGAGAACAAAAAGCTTTTAGATCTTAATTGGAAAGAACTTACCTCTTTACTCTCTTTAGTCTTTGTAATTATTTGGCTTGGTGTTAATCCAAACCCGGTTCTTAAACCTATTAATAATAGTGTCCATGATATGCTGGTATTGATGGAGAAAAAGGCAATTACACCAGAAGCAAAAGAGATCCTTAGCAGCAATACAGTTGAATTGGAGGCAAAATAATGGAGCCTATTAAAGTAAGTCTCGAATCTCTCAATCTTGCTACCCTCTACCCAATGCTCATAGCAGTGGCAGGTGGTATAACTATATTACTTGTTGATCTTATCAAAGAGAATTTGCACAAATCACTCTATGTGATGCTATCGATTCTCTTCTTAGCTTTAGATCTTGGAGCAATTTTTGGTGTACAGATCAACACACGCGGATTTTTTGATGTAATGCTTGTTGATGGTATAGCAGTTGTTGCTCAAGTTATTGTTGTTGCAGCATCTATGCTCTTTATTCCGCTAGCTCTTACGTCAAAGAGATTTCATGAGTTCTCTTTGCCAGAATTTTTTGCTCTCTTTTTGTTTATGGTAGCAGGTTTCCAATTCATGGTCGCAAGTGACAACCTCATTTTGATTTTTGTTGGTTTGGAAACTGCAAGCCTTGCGCTCTATACACTCATTGCACTTCATAATAGAGAGAAATCATTTGAAGCAGCAATCAAATACTTTACAATGGGTGCACTCGCTGCAGGATTTTACGCATTTGGTGCAGCACTCTTCTATGGACTTACTGGTAGTGTAGAGATCTATAAAATTGCTGAAGTATTGGCAGCTAAAGGATTTGAACCAATCTGGGTAGTACTTGCTGCAACTGCATTCATGATAGCTGCACTAGGTTTTAAACTCTCCATGGTTCCATTTCATACATGGACGCCTGATGTGTACGAAGGCGCAAGTGCCGCACTCGCAGGATACATGTCTGTAGTTCCAAAAATAGCTGGTTTTGTTGTGGCAATGAGACTTTTTGAATTTCTCATTCATGCTGATATTACTTGGGTAAGAGATATACTCTATTTAGCTGTAGTCGTAACTATGACATTTGCAAACATCGTAGCATTGGTGCAAAAAGATGTAAAACGCATGCTCGCATACAGCTCCATCTCTCACGCTGGATTTGTAATGGCTGCTATTATGATAGGTACAACACAAGCAAATAGTGGTCTTTTCTTGTATTGGATTCTCTTCTTGTTTACAAACCTTGGGGCATTTACAATGCTTTGGATCTCTCGTCATAAAATCAACCCTTGGAGCACGAGATATGATCATCCATATGAGAAGTTCTCAGGTCTTGTACAGGTAATGCCTGTAGCAGCTACTATTATGGCTATTTTTATGCTCAGCCTCGCTGGTGTACCGCCATTTAGTCTCTTTTGGGGTAAACTCTATATAATGGGTGCTGCGATCAATGCAGGATATATTATCCTTGCAATAATTATGGCAATCAATAGTGCGATTAGCGCTTACTACTATCTCAAACTTATTGTCTATATGTTCTTGCGCGATCCAGAATCTGATCATCAAGTGATCTACTTTAAAAATGCATCTTTGTCATTACGTACTATTGTGGGACTCTCCGCGCTCCTTACGATCTTTTCAATATTTTTCGTTTCACCAATTTTAGAGTATATCACTACAGCAGTGAGAGTTAGCGGCTATTAATCTGCTAGCTCTTTTGCTACTTCTTCTTTAAGCTCACTAGGGAGCAGAGAGGTTTTTTGCTTAAATTGCGTTTTGTTAAATGTTATTTGCCTTTTTGCAAGCTGGGCAGTATGGATTGATATTTTTTCTATGAGCTCTTGGATTGATCGAATTTTGCCATCTAGATAATCGAGTGTCTCTTTGATCCCTATCGCTTTCATTGGATGTGGTTGTCTTGTATAGCGCTTCTCTAAATATGCAATCTCATTTATGAGTCCTGCTTCTACCATTTTCTTTGTGCGTTCAAATATTCGTTGGCGCAGCAAGTCTCTTTGTATTACTATCTCAAAAATAGGTATTGATGCGATGCGTTTTGGTGGATGAAGTTGGAAGTAGCGAGATGGCGGAGTATTTGTTGCAAAATAAATCTCAAGTGCTTTTTGCACTCTATAAGTATCTGTTGAGTTGAGTTTTTGTGCAGTAATCGGGTCAATATTTTGTAAAAATGTGTAGCCTTGCCTTTTTTTAATGAGATTTTGCACTTTATAAATAATTTCTTGTGATATATGTGGCATCGGTGAGATGCCATCGAGGAGGGATTTTAGATAGAAACTGCTACCTCCAACAAGTATTAAATTTTTCTTTTCTTTTAACGACTCCTCTTTTGCTTCTTTGTAAATATCAATAAATCTCGCAACACTAAAATGTTCATTGGGATAGAGTATATCTATCCCAAAATGTTTTACTCTCTTAAGTTCTTCTTTATTTGGTTTGGCTGAAACAATATCGATCTCTTTATAGATTGAGAGACTATCAATGGAGAGAATATTGGCATGAAAATTTTCAGCCAACTGAAGCGCTAATGCACTCTTGCCACTTGCGGTAGGACCTATGATTGCTATCTCTTTCATAGGCAAATTATACTCATTTTTGTATAATGTGAAAACTTCTTTGAAGGTGGGTAGATGGGAAATTTTAGCAAACTGTTGCGAGATTTTAATGAATTTGTAATGTTTAAGCATACAATTTTTAGCCTTCCCTTTATCTTCATTGCGATGATAGTAGCAGCTCATGGATGGTTTGGTTGGAGACTCTTCTTTTTAGGGCTGTTGGCTACAATATTTGCTCGCAATTTCGCTATGGCAGTCAATCGCTACCTCGATCGTGATATTGACGCTCTCAATCCCCGCACTGCTTCGAGACCTAGTGTAGATGGACGCATATCATTAAAGCAGCAAAAACTCTTCATCATCATTAATGCAATAGGCTTTATCGTGATAGCATATCTCATTAACGATTTGGCTTTTTGTCTCTCATTTCCTTTTTTAGTTGTCCTTGGTGGCTATAGCTACTTTAAGAGGTTTAGTGAGACTGCTCATCTTATCCTTGGTCTTGCTCTTGGTCTTGCACCGATTGCAGGTGTGGTGGCAGTACAAGGGCAGATTACTCTATGGAGTATATTTTTAGCTATTGGAGTGATGTTTTGGGTGGCTGGATTTGATCTGCTCTACTCACTTCAAGATATTGAATTTGATAAAAAGATGGGTCTTTACTCCATTCCTTCTCGCTTTGGAAGCGAATGTACACTCTTTCTCTCTACGCTCTTTCATGCACTTGCAGTACTTTTTTGGCTCTTTTTTGCTCTTACTGCAAAACTCGGGTTTTTTGGATACATTGCAGTAGTTGTGGCGGCTATAATGCTTTATTATGAGCATAGGATTGTGAGAAAAGATTTTAGCAAAATTGATAGAGCATTCTTCACTGTAAATGGCTATCTAGGAATAATCTTTCTTATTTTAATCATTCTTGATACTATAGCGCGTTAAAAGCTCCAATACCTCCTCATCGCTTACATCATACCATCTCTCATATGCATCTGCTACTGCAAAAAAGGGATGAGGGGTATAGAGTGTAACCACTTCATCAGCGAGTTGCTTTAGCACTGCAACAGCTTGAGGCGAAGCGGTAGGAACTGCTACGACTATCTTTTTTACTGGAAGTTTGTGCAGCATCTTTACTGCTGCAATCATTGTTGATCCCATTGCGACACCATCGTCAGTAAGTATGACTATTTTATTAGTCAAATCTTTGAGAGGCTTTCCAGATCGCAGTACTTTTATGCGGTGGGCGATTTCAGCTTCTTGGCGCTCTATTTCTCTATAGATATCATCTTGCGTCACGCCTTGTAATGCCTGCTCATTGATAAATATTGTTCCATCTTCACAAATAGCACCATATCCACTCTCAGTTGTCCAAGGGTATTGCAGTTTTCTACAAAAGAGCATATCAAAATCACTATGGAGATATTTTGCTACTTCCAATCCTACTTCTACGCCACCTCTTGGAATCGCCAATACAATGACATCGGGATTATTACGATACTTCTCCAAAGCTTTTGCTAGTTTTTGGCCTGCATCTGCACGGTCTTTGAACATTCTTGCTCCTAGTGTTGCATTTTCTATCAATTATGGTATAATTCCAATCAAATCTTGCGCCCGTAGCTCAGCTGGATAGAGCATCAGATTGCGGTTCTGAAGGCCCCAGGTTCGAATCCTGGCGGGCGCGCCACTTTTAACCTGCAACTACCAAACACCAAAACTCCATTGAGCAAAGCAAAGGATACTGAAGACTCCCAAGACTATTATAGCAATACTAAACAG is a window encoding:
- a CDS encoding NADH-quinone oxidoreductase subunit G encodes the protein MSEKIKITIDGKECETVAGEYVLNVARANGIFIPAICYLTNCSPTLACRLCLVEADGKQVYACNAKAKDGMSIVTVTENIIKERRAIMEVYDVNHPLECGVCDQSGECELQNYTLEMGVDEQHYAIRDTYRPVKEWNFIHYDSSLCIVCERCVTVCKDMIGDAALKTVPRGGDPLDKSWKEQMPKDAYAMWNKLQKSIIGAVAGEELDCTWCGECISVCPVGALVSEDYHYTTNSWELHKIPASCAHCSATCHLYYEMKHTSIENPEPKIYRVTNEFHYQPLCGAGRFGFDFENREAKKDQEQFNRAVEAFKKADTIRFNSFITNEEALILQKLKEKYGYKLINEDAKVYKKFLDNYAQYSGASLPSADIKDVHKSEFVISVGTALKSDNPRARFAFNNAVKMNKGGGIYFHPIKDPVIEALGKTVVPVYHKPLQEEAVLYFILQEFGYVEKLPKYMQEYLNSFVVTKTKEVEETIKEKVKETVEEKVVDEETGEEKVVTKEVEKLVPKKVKKTVEYQTNRLYEVIGAPEDLKEKLAKVLTKAQKKSLILGEDLYAHPRAQNIAKLAGLIDRFTDFDVMIIPPKTNSLGVALICDLDDEPGEYTIGYNAPGDFVLSALGDGDLDMPALNQQEGTFTNIDKRVVPTNVALPYKGYVLNDIARALGVSDKEYTIEFTEELPQEKGYKPLAFDDLPNEFLNDGTEQRGYVLESQKVNLSRKNIEPIAELPEFNGTVVYRCEPVLQFSPFTNKAHQLTEHAKLYASETFMQENGLQEGDKVNIKRDDINITLEVALDDKIGSGAYIGTFDKSIDVEPFQKGYRFKEVTIQKV
- the nuoH gene encoding NADH-quinone oxidoreductase subunit NuoH, encoding MDAAFVISTIIKILIVLGLFSALAGFGTYVERKVLAFMQRRLGPMHVGPYGLLQVLADGIKLFTKEDFIPQGAVRPIFMIAPVITAATAFIAMAAIPMFPEFTIGGYTVRPIISDINVGLLFVLGVMATGLYGPLLAGMASGNKWSLLGAARTAIQYLSYEVVTGLSVLAPVMIVGSLSLIDFNNYQSGGVAEWIVWKQPIAFILFMIAGFAETNRTPFDLLEHEAEVISGYATEYSGMRWGMFFIGEYANMFTIGFLASLIFLGGFNDLWFIPGAVAILLKVFFLFFFFLWTRASWPHVRPDQLMWLCWKVLMPLAVINVVITGIVMMF
- the nuoI gene encoding NADH-quinone oxidoreductase subunit NuoI; this encodes MSGLEQFKDRNVSQNYYKVKIEPYPKTGWEKFKRVLKRSVKLELFVGLKITLMEMLRFNIHTVQYPKEKLPIGPRYRAVHKLLRLLESGTERCIGCGLCEKICISNCIRIDTKVDEHGRKIPTEYTINFGRCIFCGYCAEVCPELAIVHGQDYENASEQRAHFALKEDMLTPLDKLKEQKEYPGFGAPTPAADKLIKKTPLAY
- a CDS encoding NADH-quinone oxidoreductase subunit J, producing the protein MVEAIAFYLFAILTIAMFTITVMSKNALYAMSSLAAGMIFISAFFFLLDADFLGVVQIIVYSGAVMALYAFAMMFMDTTKDVKEKNPSNKIIFFLSGMVALLLVIILLTPMISDKVQALYPVSDEIGNTEAVGIVLFTKYLVPFEVAAIMLLVAMIAGIILASKRMDESITLKLDQEIEQEEKGKA
- the nuoK gene encoding NADH-quinone oxidoreductase subunit NuoK, which gives rise to MITLTHYLVLAALIFSIALVGILRRKNLLMLFFATEIALNAVNIALAAFSKYNGDLTGQLFAFFIVAIAASEVAVGLGLLIVWYKRRGNIDLDTLQSMNG
- the nuoL gene encoding NADH-quinone oxidoreductase subunit L, coding for MEKYVLTTLFAPLVGSLFAAMFGMQPKRLITGIVTSLLLFISFVSAVILLVHIAGTDEIVRVELFDWITVGSLNIPFGFVADYVSVIMMVTVTLVSTLVHVYSIGYMEHDEGFNRFFSYLSAFVFSMLVLVMSDNFAGLFIGWEGVGLCSWLLIGFWYYKKDEPREINPSISPSWAANEAFIMNRIADLGMLLGLFLIYWSVGSLQYDVVFSHVNLFNISVITLMGIFLFIGAMGKSAQFPLHTWLADAMEGPTPVSALIHAATMVTAGVYLVIRAYPIYSQIPDVGLFIASLGAFVAVFAASMALVNTDLKRIIAYSTLSQLGYMFVAAGLGAYWVGLFHLMTHAFFKALLFLGAGNVMHAMHDELNIFKMGGLGKVMKWTAIMMIIASLALAGIYPFAGFFSKDKILEVAFDSHHYILWFMLWVGAGMTAFYSFRLIMLVFFGEERYKKYGFHPHEAHWYMLAAMAPLAILAIVAGFFEHPFEEFVTRLLPEYHFHTHGIAIVALIGLTTLIALSGIALAVYKYSHGGFSEKWKETFIYKLLYNQYYIPIIYEKLFTKPYAELSRIAWKELDMRIVDATVDFVAGIIYKTGFAGRVVQSGNLSKMLRWMVIGLLILLVLVVLYSPVR